One Salinimonas marina DNA segment encodes these proteins:
- a CDS encoding HD-GYP domain-containing protein, whose product MLKNISIDELVPGMYVSQVVEQTGTMRVRSGGLVKSQGIIEQLRNKGIVRVEVDYARSRLAGARKPASKPASSAGLTKANTLYTEAVSIQKGLIEQLKARSANDVTGTDQLAQHIIDGVFENQDALACLTMIKNTNEYMLEHSINCSILMAIFASHQGFDRATINTLCTGALLMDVGMSMIPEHIRDHHGALSAEQWQVIQSHVPKGLALISHFAQIEEPVTAIIGQHHERVDGSGYPQQLKGEEISIFGRMAAVVDSYDAMVSNRAHQPAVPPALAMKRLAANQGLDQNLVRQFIRCLGVHPVGSLVKLKSGRLAMVVQSNSDEMHKPVVMTFYSIRNNNYSEVKRVDLAKANDRIEAAVRPDDFGINLPKFFRDVFIHQMPD is encoded by the coding sequence ATGCTCAAAAACATTTCCATCGATGAGCTGGTACCGGGAATGTATGTTAGTCAGGTGGTTGAGCAAACCGGTACCATGCGGGTCCGCTCAGGCGGACTGGTCAAATCGCAGGGCATTATTGAGCAATTGCGTAATAAAGGCATAGTCCGGGTTGAAGTAGATTATGCCCGCAGCCGTCTGGCGGGCGCTCGTAAGCCCGCTTCAAAACCCGCCTCCAGTGCCGGTCTGACTAAAGCCAATACGCTTTATACTGAAGCGGTATCTATTCAAAAAGGTTTAATTGAACAGCTCAAAGCCCGTTCCGCCAATGATGTAACCGGTACGGATCAGCTGGCGCAGCATATTATTGACGGGGTATTTGAAAATCAGGATGCGTTAGCCTGTCTGACTATGATCAAAAATACCAATGAATACATGCTGGAACACTCTATAAATTGCAGCATCCTGATGGCCATTTTTGCCAGCCACCAGGGCTTTGATCGCGCCACCATTAATACCCTGTGTACCGGAGCGTTACTGATGGATGTGGGCATGTCGATGATCCCTGAACATATTCGCGATCACCACGGCGCGCTATCGGCAGAGCAGTGGCAAGTCATTCAGTCACATGTACCAAAAGGTCTGGCGCTGATCAGTCACTTTGCGCAAATAGAGGAGCCCGTTACAGCAATTATCGGCCAACATCATGAGCGGGTTGATGGCAGCGGTTACCCTCAACAGTTAAAGGGCGAAGAAATTTCCATATTTGGGCGCATGGCCGCTGTGGTCGACTCGTACGATGCCATGGTTTCGAATCGGGCCCATCAGCCAGCGGTGCCTCCGGCCCTTGCCATGAAACGGCTTGCCGCCAATCAGGGGCTTGATCAGAACCTGGTGCGACAGTTCATCCGTTGTCTTGGGGTCCACCCGGTGGGCTCATTAGTGAAACTAAAAAGCGGCCGACTGGCGATGGTGGTGCAATCCAATTCAGACGAAATGCATAAGCCCGTGGTGATGACGTTTTATAGTATCCGCAACAACAATTACAGCGAAGTAAAACGGGTGGATTTGGCGAAAGCCAATGATCGCATTGAAGCTGCGGTCCGGCCGGACGATTTTGGCATCAACCTGCCAAAATTTTTCCGCGATGTATTTATTCACCAGATGCCGGACTAA
- a CDS encoding general secretion pathway protein GspB, translating to MSENRVQRLTIEQLTPGMVIVQVTRQNGPVRIRKSGLVTSHSMVQGLAEMGVQEVEIDPAQTVEVETPVVGRTQTQQLLRGDHDTRGAQDAQVSEQFNRSLFLPTIQGLPSPWRHTLIQAGQFVAIAILGIGLGFAGGSASGWWPALFSSSTLVQNTTNPSSQTPSNPVDDATTSSVSANIKNEGSNREAQPDESAQGLDPQESASAVQTEEPVAASTEAPAVARQHSDEDSQPEPAPAASQDDYAGKVLNEPDQSSQAKVSQALLDKFNQAIDDLDETPKAERGPEVPVNVSDDIMRVDELPARLLTRLPAMKFSAHMYASNPADRWVRVNGKQRGEGDWINDEVQVVKIEGQRVILGFQGEQFSMAALTDW from the coding sequence ATGTCTGAAAACCGTGTTCAGCGATTAACTATTGAACAGCTGACGCCCGGCATGGTGATTGTGCAGGTCACCCGACAAAACGGTCCGGTGAGAATCAGAAAATCCGGGCTGGTGACCAGTCATAGCATGGTTCAGGGCCTGGCGGAAATGGGTGTGCAGGAGGTTGAAATTGACCCGGCCCAAACCGTGGAGGTAGAAACGCCGGTGGTGGGCCGTACCCAGACCCAGCAATTATTACGCGGTGATCATGATACCCGGGGCGCCCAGGATGCTCAGGTCTCGGAACAATTTAACCGAAGTCTGTTTTTGCCTACCATTCAGGGGCTGCCATCCCCCTGGCGCCATACCCTGATTCAGGCTGGCCAGTTTGTAGCCATCGCTATCCTGGGTATAGGTTTAGGCTTTGCCGGGGGCAGTGCTTCAGGTTGGTGGCCTGCGCTTTTTTCCAGCAGTACGCTGGTACAAAACACCACTAATCCCTCGTCGCAAACACCTTCCAACCCAGTGGATGATGCTACTACTTCGTCTGTCAGTGCAAACATTAAGAATGAGGGCAGCAACCGCGAAGCTCAGCCAGACGAGTCTGCCCAAGGTTTGGACCCGCAGGAATCGGCGAGCGCAGTACAGACCGAGGAGCCAGTTGCCGCCTCCACAGAGGCACCAGCAGTTGCCCGCCAGCACTCAGACGAAGACAGTCAGCCTGAGCCAGCACCGGCAGCCTCCCAGGATGACTATGCCGGCAAGGTACTTAATGAACCAGACCAAAGCAGTCAGGCCAAGGTTTCGCAGGCATTACTGGATAAATTTAATCAGGCCATCGATGATTTGGATGAAACCCCGAAGGCAGAGCGCGGGCCTGAAGTACCGGTCAATGTTTCTGACGATATTATGCGGGTGGACGAATTGCCGGCGCGGCTTCTGACCCGCTTGCCTGCCATGAAGTTTTCGGCCCATATGTACGCCAGCAATCCTGCGGATCGCTGGGTTCGGGTTAATGGCAAACAACGGGGAGAAGGCGATTGGATTAATGATGAGGTACAGGTGGTCAAAATTGAAGGCCAGCGGGTGATTCTGGGCTTTCAGGGCGAGCAGTTTAGTATGGCCGCTCTGACCGACTGGTAG